Sequence from the Populus nigra chromosome 17, ddPopNigr1.1, whole genome shotgun sequence genome:
AGCTCCATTCTAAATCCATATTGTAATGTCTCAATCCAAAAGTTTAAGATGCTGAGTGAAAcccaaatatattatttatattattctctaacatgtCAAAGGGCTTAAAACTTACACAGTCTCACACTATAttgtgttattaattaatttcaaaagacacaaacacaaacaccaGACAGAAAGTTCAGCCATGCCACCGACAAAATGAAGACATCATGCATCCATCTGCTATTTATCAGCAGAAGCTGGGAACTAAAGAAGAAACTGaattacaagaaaaacataTGTCTTtcaagactaaattaaaaaaaaacaatttattttgatattctaaATCCCAGCAATTAAGCGGCTGTGGTAGAATTTAACAAGCACCAGAAGACATCAGATTGATTCAATAATTGGGGCcaaagaatcaaattgaatccaataaagaaaaagaaggatgtTTGGGATGATCAATAAAGAAGCAGCAATTTCCAGATTGAATTAGATAAGAGAAAAGGTTTGCAGATACACATAAGATAAGGCGATAAATAtgggaaaagagagagagttacctttttttttttttttaaggagaaGGATCAGCCAACATGAAAAAGACCAATATCTCCAGTTCTCAGAGAGCTGGCAAGCTCATCAGCAACAGTCAAGCAAGAAGAAACCCATCCAATAAGTGCCACCCACACCATATTTGCCATCCATAAGGCCATAACCCATGGCATTGCCATTTCCCCTCTCTCTGtttctctttccctttcttGCTTTCTATCCTTTTCTCTCCCTTTTAAGACAACAAGTCCACTGTTGTTTTTGAGCTTTTAAGGGATAAAAGATAACCCCATCTCAGGATCAACCCTTCCACACAAAGTTTTCAATTACAGAAGGTGAAGTCAAAGAAATGGTGGAAAGACTTGTGTCAAAAGTTAGTTATTACCGAAGGTGAGGTCAAAAAAATGGAAAGactgttaggtttttttatttattattttccttgGAGAATGAGTTGCTAAATTCGACCTGTCGTGTTCATCGTGTGGATCTGAAAAACCTGAATTTTATAGCTTGATtaagtatatttaaaaaataaattaaattttttatactttcatatcaattttatctattgatattaaaataaatttaaaaaataaaaaaatattatttcaatatattttttaataaaaatatttttaaaaataaccgttatcacaacattaaataaacattaagtatttaattaaattgaataaatcgattatatttttaatgatttaattaataagttaaaacttaattaaaaatgaatcagttgaaaccaatgaaaaaaaaaacaaaacattgctAATTGGTTAAAAATGATTAACCCAAGTTGATAACCATaccattttctaattaaatctcTATTTGACAACTATGTTTGTAAGTTTTtcctccccttttcttttttaattaaatgataggAATTATTGCGGACTGGACTGACTTGTATatccattaaaattaaatatgttattaaaatgatttcaaaGATATACTCATTACATTACATAAAAGAAATACTAAATGCGTACTTcaatagtttttgaaattggAATCTTGTAAGTTAagttgggtttttcttttttttaaaaaaaaatagcatcatagaaaaaatatatatagttaaaaatttattttaaaaaataatgtgattTGAAAAGTGCAAGTTTCATCTATGATTTTAAAGTCAtagatgttttcttttaaaaaaatatgtagttgagataattttattaaatttttagaagctattttaaattttaaatttaataaataattaaatattatctctattttttatttctccaattaaatttttaactctattgttttctaaaaaacatttcttgctatgctatttaaaaagaaaacctcaGCTAACTTAGGatattttagacaaaaaaaattttattgttattattaatgtaGATGTTCGGGCTAATTTATATgtactttgattaattttacaggtgctaaaattaacaattatataaattattaataattattatattaacaattataaagctaaaatatAAGAGCAGGATGCATGTCTTGATTGGCAAATCAAAGACACATGGATACAATTGTGTGATAAAAATGCTGATATGCCTTGCATGTCTTCTTTAACACCAACTAGtgtgcatttttcttttaaaaaaaatagtgtggattaatttaatatatatatatatatatatatatatatatatatatatatatatatatatctacaaGAAATAATTGAATAGGGAGCAATAATTGATCTTTTGGGGTTTGGTTTATTTGTACGTGGATTGATACTCATGttaattaatgcattaattttattagatttgatagCTTATTTTGTGTTATgatgtaaaatgttttttaaaaatattttttaattttttatattaacacattaaaatcattgaaaaatactaaaaaaatatcatattttttcaaaacaaatataattttaaaaagtattaaaaaatgaaagctCATGTAAtcttctctatatatatatataaaaaaaagagagagcgaAAGCCATCGTTATCAATCAATCATCAATGTTGCACAAACGCATCAAATTGGGTTAGGGTTACATTTAgtccttctttaaaaaaaaattgtttcatatCTCAGATTTACATACAGACATATAGTCCATTAGAAATTTATATGTTGAGAAATAGAAAACTCATAAAGATATAAACACTTCCCTCGTCTTGCCTTATAATTGGATTATCGTTGATGGGGAGCCAAAAGCATGAGAGTTaacttgatgttttttttatttttttaaaaaatgcaacttattttgatattttttaaaaaaagttaacaggaccaggttatttttttataatttaaattagtttaaaccTCAAATTAGCTAGGTGTCAAATCAATATGTTAGGTCAATCTAGCATTTATAACTATGCATGAGAggtctttgaaaaaaaaaaaaaaaactatccacCCATCGTATAAGATAAAAGTcaagtattttttcaaacaagGTTGGATTGGATGGGTCAAATTATCCTCCATCCAACCATCtctatttctttctatttttttcttttttataaaaaaatatttttagactaGTTTATGcattaatcaatattaaatcCCTTCTTCAAACACCTTTAAAAACTAGATATCCTTAACACggataaaaatttatcaaaataataatatttttttgttatctaaATTCTTTAACAACAAGTCTACTTTTATACTTgtcaatattattataaatttttatttttcttataagaatATACTTATGGTCTAATATTTAATGGTTTATTTCCAAGAGAAAGATCCACTAATTCtcatttataattattcataatgaattttattttactattgaGCGTCTAATTCTAATaagaagttaaaaataatttaacaagtatctttattatttttgtacttttacttttactacgcccaactttattttttttattgat
This genomic interval carries:
- the LOC133677456 gene encoding uncharacterized protein LOC133677456; this translates as MAMPWVMALWMANMVWVALIGWVSSCLTVADELASSLRTGDIGLFHVG